Genomic segment of Syntrophales bacterium:
TCATTCCGGAGGAGGATATCGTAGAGTTGATCTCGGGAGAAAAGCGGACCTCCAAAAGAAAATTCTTCCCCGGCTATATTCTGGTCCAGATGGAGCTCAATGACCAGACCTGGCATATTGTCAAGGAGACGCCGAAAGTAACCGGTTTCATCGGCAGCAAGGACAAGCCGTCTCCCATTCCCGACAGCGACGTCGAGCTTCTGCGCACCCGCATCGACGAGGGCACATTGAAGCCGAAGCCGAAATTCAAGTTCGAGGAAGGGGATCATGTGCGGATCATTGACGGGCCGTTCACGAACTTCGACGGCGTGATCGATGAAGTGAAGCCGGAGAAGGGGAAACTGAGAGTCATCGTCAGCATTTTCGGGCGTTCTACCCCGGTGGAACTCGATTTCGTCCAGGTGGTGCAGAGCTGATTCGCCCGTTCCCGGAGGCCCGATGCCTGCCGGGTATTTCACAGGAAGAGGTTTCCACATGGCAAAAAAGGTCATCGCAAACATCAAACTGCAGATCAAGGCCGGGAAGGCGACGCCGTCTCCGCCCATCGGTCCGGCCCTCGGCCAGCACGGGGTCAACATCA
This window contains:
- the nusG gene encoding transcription termination/antitermination protein NusG, whose translation is MAFRWYVVHTYSGYENRVKHSLQERIQAANMQDSFADILIPEEDIVELISGEKRTSKRKFFPGYILVQMELNDQTWHIVKETPKVTGFIGSKDKPSPIPDSDVELLRTRIDEGTLKPKPKFKFEEGDHVRIIDGPFTNFDGVIDEVKPEKGKLRVIVSIFGRSTPVELDFVQVVQS